A region of bacterium (Candidatus Blackallbacteria) CG13_big_fil_rev_8_21_14_2_50_49_14 DNA encodes the following proteins:
- a CDS encoding acyl-CoA thioesterase encodes MPAARCWSRSWAGTVCSKNLPVTPRFFLKSRQAVKTAVLRQRWYNSLMTEALHTVEFLIYETWLDTFGHVNHAKYLELYEQARWDWLSVYNISTETIQRTAIGPVILEVKVRYLRELKAREHIRITTRLDRFQKKTFQISQQMHRLEDQALASELELTGGILDLKARKLITPPPEWREALRLKLEDDENSAF; translated from the coding sequence ATGCCCGCGGCGAGGTGCTGGAGCAGGTCATGGGCTGGGACAGTCTGCTCGAAGAATTTACCCGTGACGCCACGCTTTTTTCTGAAATCGCGACAGGCCGTAAAGACAGCCGTTTTGCGCCAGCGGTGGTACAATTCTTTGATGACTGAAGCCCTGCATACCGTTGAATTCTTAATTTATGAAACTTGGCTGGATACCTTCGGCCATGTCAACCATGCCAAATACCTCGAACTCTATGAACAGGCCCGTTGGGACTGGCTCAGTGTTTACAATATCAGCACCGAAACGATTCAGCGCACGGCGATTGGCCCTGTGATTCTTGAGGTCAAGGTGCGCTATCTGCGAGAACTCAAAGCCCGTGAGCATATTCGCATTACCACCCGCCTGGATCGCTTTCAAAAGAAAACCTTTCAAATCAGCCAGCAGATGCACCGCCTTGAAGATCAGGCTTTGGCCTCTGAGCTGGAGCTGACGGGTGGGATTCTCGACCTCAAAGCCCGCAAGCTGATAACCCCACCACCGGAATGGCGTGAGGCTTTGCGTTTGAAATTAGAAGACGACGAAAATAGCGCCTTTTAA
- a CDS encoding type II toxin-antitoxin system HicB family antitoxin, with protein MKAQRYTITIVYSEADHGYIAQVPDLAFCSAFGSTPREALDEVERAMAAWLEAARVEGKPIPEPRPAKADFRVD; from the coding sequence ATGAAAGCACAGCGCTATACGATTACGATTGTTTACAGTGAGGCCGACCACGGCTATATTGCCCAAGTGCCCGATTTGGCCTTTTGCTCGGCCTTTGGCAGCACCCCCCGCGAAGCACTGGATGAAGTCGAACGGGCCATGGCAGCCTGGCTGGAAGCCGCACGGGTCGAAGGCAAACCGATTCCAGAACCCCGACCTGCCAAAGCAGACTTCAGGGTAGATTAA
- a CDS encoding methylmalonyl-CoA mutase, with translation MSRFQHPDFTQIPLFGATTPSEDWAAQFQAETGQSPAEKTWETLEQIPLKPLYTQADLQNCQHLGYLSGLPPYLRGPYGSMYTLRPWTVRQYAGFSTAEESNAFYRRNLAAGQKGLSVAFDLATHRGYDSDHPRVVGDVGKAGVAIDSVEDMKILFAEIPLDQMSVSMTMNGAVLPIMAFYIVAAEEQGVSQEQLSGTIQNDILKEYMVRNTYIYPPQPSMRIIADIFKHTSEYMPKFNSISISGYHMQEAGATADLEMAYTLADGLEYVRTGIAAGMQIDAFAPRLSFFWAQGMNTFMEIAKMRAARVLWASLLKPFQPQNPKSLALRTHSQTSGWTLTEQDPFNNVVRTCMEALAAALGHTQSLHTNSLDEAIALPTDFSARIARNTQLYLQEETGICRVIDPLGGSWLLEHLTTALIEKGWEHLKEVESYGGMTRALEEGIPKMRIEEAAARRQARIDSGQETIVGVNRWRLEKEASLAILEVDNSAVREAQLQRLAQVKANRDPARVENCLAALTQSAETGQGNLLALAVEAARARATLGEISEALEKVWGRFQARNRLISGVYGKEYAQEGNASVASVRALTQAFAAGEGRQPRILVAKLGQDGHDRGAKVIATAYADMGFDVDVGPLFQTPEETARQAVDNDVHVVGMSSLAGGHKTLLPQLIAELEKLGRDDIIVVCGGVIPAQDYATLYEQGAAAIFGPGTSIPEAAAQMMEIIQARFGPTEEEA, from the coding sequence ATGAGCCGCTTTCAACACCCTGATTTCACGCAAATACCCCTCTTTGGGGCCACAACCCCGTCTGAAGACTGGGCTGCACAGTTTCAGGCGGAAACGGGCCAAAGCCCCGCTGAAAAAACCTGGGAAACCCTCGAACAGATTCCCCTCAAGCCCCTCTATACCCAAGCCGATCTGCAAAATTGCCAGCATTTGGGCTATCTTTCCGGCCTGCCCCCCTATCTGCGCGGGCCCTATGGCTCGATGTATACCCTGCGGCCCTGGACCGTGCGCCAATATGCCGGTTTTTCCACCGCTGAAGAGAGCAATGCCTTTTACCGCCGCAATCTGGCCGCTGGCCAAAAAGGGCTTTCGGTCGCCTTTGACCTGGCCACCCACCGGGGTTACGATTCCGATCACCCCCGCGTGGTGGGCGATGTTGGCAAGGCGGGGGTCGCCATTGACAGCGTAGAGGATATGAAAATCCTCTTTGCTGAAATTCCCCTCGATCAGATGTCGGTTTCGATGACCATGAACGGGGCCGTGCTGCCGATCATGGCCTTTTATATCGTGGCGGCTGAAGAGCAGGGCGTGAGCCAGGAACAGCTCAGTGGCACGATTCAGAACGATATTTTGAAAGAATACATGGTACGCAATACCTATATCTATCCGCCCCAACCCTCGATGCGCATCATTGCGGACATTTTCAAACACACCTCTGAATATATGCCCAAATTCAACAGCATCAGCATTTCGGGCTACCATATGCAGGAAGCGGGAGCGACAGCCGATCTGGAGATGGCCTATACCCTGGCCGATGGGTTGGAATACGTGCGCACAGGCATCGCAGCCGGTATGCAGATTGATGCCTTTGCCCCCCGTCTCTCCTTTTTCTGGGCCCAGGGCATGAATACCTTTATGGAAATCGCCAAAATGCGCGCCGCCCGCGTGCTTTGGGCCAGTCTGCTCAAACCCTTTCAGCCGCAAAACCCCAAATCGCTGGCACTGCGCACCCATTCCCAGACTTCAGGCTGGACCCTGACAGAACAAGACCCCTTCAACAATGTCGTGCGCACCTGCATGGAGGCCCTGGCAGCAGCATTGGGGCATACCCAGTCGCTGCACACCAATTCCCTTGATGAGGCGATAGCCCTGCCCACCGATTTCTCAGCCCGGATTGCCCGCAATACCCAGCTCTATCTGCAGGAAGAAACCGGCATCTGCCGCGTGATTGATCCCCTGGGGGGCTCCTGGCTGCTTGAGCATTTGACAACTGCCCTGATTGAAAAAGGCTGGGAACATCTCAAAGAGGTAGAATCCTATGGCGGCATGACCCGCGCCCTGGAAGAGGGCATTCCCAAAATGCGGATTGAAGAAGCCGCCGCCCGTCGCCAGGCCCGGATAGACTCCGGTCAGGAAACGATTGTCGGCGTGAACCGTTGGCGTCTGGAAAAAGAAGCCAGCCTCGCGATTCTGGAAGTAGACAATAGCGCCGTACGCGAAGCCCAGCTTCAACGCCTGGCCCAGGTCAAAGCAAACCGGGATCCCGCACGGGTGGAAAACTGTTTGGCAGCCTTAACCCAAAGTGCCGAAACAGGCCAGGGCAATCTGCTCGCCCTGGCAGTTGAAGCCGCCCGCGCCCGCGCCACCCTGGGCGAAATTTCAGAGGCCCTGGAAAAGGTCTGGGGCCGTTTTCAGGCCCGCAACCGCCTGATTTCAGGGGTTTATGGCAAGGAATACGCCCAGGAAGGCAATGCCAGCGTGGCCTCGGTACGTGCCCTCACCCAGGCCTTTGCCGCCGGCGAAGGCAGGCAACCTCGGATTCTGGTGGCCAAACTGGGGCAGGATGGCCACGACCGGGGCGCCAAAGTCATCGCCACAGCCTATGCCGATATGGGCTTTGATGTGGATGTCGGCCCCCTCTTTCAAACGCCCGAAGAAACCGCCCGTCAGGCTGTGGACAATGATGTGCATGTGGTGGGCATGAGTTCGCTGGCCGGCGGACACAAAACCCTGCTGCCCCAATTGATCGCCGAACTTGAAAAATTGGGCCGGGATGATATTATCGTGGTATGTGGGGGCGTGATACCCGCTCAGGACTATGCCACGCTGTATGAACAGGGAGCAGCGGCTATTTTTGGCCCGGGCACCTCGATTCCTGAAGCCGCCGCCCAGATGATGGAAATTATTCAGGCCCGTTTTGGGCCCACAGAGGAAGAAGCATGA
- a CDS encoding formate dehydrogenase, with protein MAWHLNPRHWAGLSPQGLGEIKPHHLLETLQITWQNRDQLSYAWRILNKGVCDGCALGTTGMKDFTLKGLHLCTVRLNLLRLNTMPALDPTLLADISALKHKTSKELRDLGRLSTPALRFRGEQGFKPISWDFALDLLARKIRGLDPRRLAFFLTSRGILNENYYVAQKVARFLGTNHIDNAARICHSPSSVALKQAIGEGASTCSYRDWIGTDLLILIGSNVANNQPVTTKYMYHAKQAGTKIVVVNPYQEPGLVRYWVPSVPESAMFGTKLMDTFFQVQTGGDLAFLNGVLKALIALGAVDHDFIAARTTGYAELRQHLETQVWQDLEKHSGSSQAEMERLANMLAGAKSAVFVWSMGITQHTHGVENVQAIINLALARGFVGREHCGLMPIRGHSGVQGGGEMGCLPGHLPGGKPLNSENAETLSRYWGFEIPVWSGLMAGNMLDAAHRRELDLLWCIGGNFLETLPDPAWVEEALDRLPIRVHQDICLSSQMLVDSGEMTLLLPATTRYEMRGGGTETSTERQVIFSPEIPGPRVALARTEWEVLVDLAKRVRPEQAHLIDFADTASIRAEIARTCPDYKGIELLKQAGEALQWGGRLLCRERFRTPDGKATFACLTPPEADLPPGFFRLSTRRGKQFNSMVQKPVDPLTGAARLDILISASDCQALGLTEGAPLTLLSEFGHLQAFAKIAPIIPGNLQVHWPEGNVLLPPDRRSGPAGVPDYNVLVRIETSLAKG; from the coding sequence ATGGCCTGGCATCTGAACCCCCGTCACTGGGCTGGCTTGTCTCCCCAGGGGCTGGGTGAAATCAAACCCCATCATTTACTCGAAACCCTGCAGATTACCTGGCAGAACCGCGATCAATTGAGTTATGCCTGGCGGATTCTCAACAAAGGTGTCTGCGATGGCTGTGCCTTGGGCACAACCGGCATGAAAGACTTTACCCTCAAGGGCTTGCACCTGTGCACAGTGCGCCTCAATCTGCTGCGCCTGAATACCATGCCTGCACTTGACCCCACTCTCTTGGCGGATATTTCAGCGCTGAAGCACAAAACCAGCAAGGAATTGCGTGATTTGGGCCGGCTTTCGACGCCCGCTCTGCGTTTTCGGGGGGAGCAGGGCTTTAAACCCATCTCCTGGGATTTTGCCCTGGACTTATTGGCCCGTAAAATTCGCGGCCTGGATCCCCGGCGTCTGGCCTTTTTTCTGACTTCGCGCGGCATTCTCAATGAAAACTATTATGTGGCGCAAAAGGTGGCTCGCTTTTTAGGCACAAACCATATCGACAACGCAGCCCGAATCTGCCATTCACCCAGTTCGGTGGCGCTCAAGCAGGCCATTGGAGAAGGGGCCTCCACTTGTTCCTATCGGGATTGGATCGGCACGGATCTCTTGATTCTGATTGGCAGCAATGTGGCCAATAATCAACCCGTGACCACAAAGTATATGTACCATGCCAAGCAGGCAGGAACCAAAATTGTGGTCGTGAATCCCTATCAAGAGCCTGGCCTGGTGCGCTATTGGGTGCCTTCTGTGCCCGAAAGCGCCATGTTTGGCACCAAGCTGATGGACACCTTCTTTCAGGTGCAGACTGGCGGCGATTTGGCCTTTCTCAATGGGGTACTCAAGGCCTTGATTGCCCTCGGTGCCGTCGATCATGATTTTATTGCCGCACGCACCACGGGGTATGCTGAACTTCGCCAGCACCTTGAAACCCAGGTCTGGCAGGATTTAGAAAAACATTCCGGCAGTTCCCAAGCCGAAATGGAGCGCTTGGCAAACATGCTGGCAGGGGCCAAATCGGCAGTATTTGTCTGGAGCATGGGCATTACCCAACATACCCACGGGGTGGAAAATGTTCAGGCGATTATTAACCTGGCCCTGGCGCGAGGCTTTGTCGGGCGTGAACACTGTGGCTTAATGCCGATTCGCGGTCACAGCGGTGTGCAGGGCGGGGGAGAGATGGGCTGTCTGCCGGGACATTTGCCGGGGGGCAAGCCGCTGAACTCTGAAAATGCAGAAACCCTCTCGCGTTATTGGGGCTTTGAAATACCCGTTTGGTCGGGTTTAATGGCGGGCAATATGCTCGATGCTGCCCATCGCCGCGAATTGGATTTGCTGTGGTGTATTGGAGGCAATTTCTTAGAAACCTTGCCCGACCCCGCTTGGGTAGAAGAAGCTTTGGACCGTCTGCCGATTCGCGTGCACCAGGATATTTGCCTGAGTTCGCAAATGTTGGTCGATAGTGGCGAAATGACCCTGTTGCTGCCTGCCACCACGCGCTATGAAATGCGGGGCGGGGGCACAGAAACCAGCACCGAACGCCAGGTGATTTTCAGCCCTGAAATACCAGGGCCTCGGGTCGCGCTGGCCCGTACCGAATGGGAGGTGCTTGTGGATTTGGCCAAGCGGGTGCGCCCTGAGCAGGCCCATTTGATTGACTTTGCCGATACTGCTTCGATTCGGGCAGAGATTGCCCGTACCTGCCCCGATTATAAGGGCATAGAGCTGCTCAAGCAGGCCGGTGAAGCACTGCAATGGGGCGGGCGTCTGCTCTGCCGTGAGCGCTTTCGCACCCCCGATGGCAAAGCCACTTTTGCCTGTTTAACCCCGCCAGAGGCCGATTTACCCCCAGGTTTTTTCCGCTTGAGCACACGCCGGGGCAAACAGTTTAACAGCATGGTGCAAAAACCTGTCGACCCGCTGACGGGGGCGGCCCGTTTGGATATCCTGATTTCGGCCTCAGATTGTCAGGCCTTGGGGCTGACAGAGGGAGCCCCGCTCACACTGCTGTCTGAATTTGGGCATTTGCAAGCCTTTGCCAAAATCGCGCCGATTATTCCTGGCAATTTGCAGGTTCATTGGCCAGAGGGCAATGTGCTCTTGCCGCCCGATCGGCGCTCGGGGCCGGCGGGGGTGCCCGATTATAACGTGCTGGTAAGGATTGAAACCTCGCTTGCCAAGGGATAA
- a CDS encoding formate dehydrogenase family accessory protein FdhD, producing the protein MKPRGALRKTAVLRWQAGKFSRSRPDSLAVEEPLELRLSWGPPEQAQTRSLITTLRTPGADYELALGWLFSEGLIQSAQDVVKMTYCLGKNKLEQQYNILQIRLQPGLLPDLSRMERSSVSHGGCGLCGKREIEQLQQHLKPDFTSDFPAVQPELILNLPLQARPLQALFERSGGVHAAALFNLSGELLSLQEDIGRHNAVDKLIGAALIAGQVPLREQILFLSGRAGFELIQKSLQASLPIVVSVGAPSSLALELAQSYGQTLIGFLREEGFNLYSGQERLQLIE; encoded by the coding sequence ATGAAGCCCAGAGGTGCCTTGCGAAAGACCGCTGTGCTGCGCTGGCAAGCGGGAAAATTCTCGCGTTCACGACCGGATTCACTTGCCGTAGAAGAACCCCTTGAACTGCGCTTGAGCTGGGGCCCACCTGAACAGGCCCAAACCCGTTCTTTGATCACCACCCTGCGTACCCCTGGCGCAGATTATGAATTGGCTTTGGGTTGGCTTTTCAGTGAAGGGCTGATTCAATCGGCCCAAGATGTTGTCAAAATGACCTACTGTCTGGGAAAAAACAAGCTCGAACAGCAGTACAATATTTTGCAGATTCGGCTTCAACCGGGACTGCTTCCAGATTTAAGCCGAATGGAACGCAGCAGCGTGAGCCATGGCGGCTGCGGGCTGTGTGGCAAGCGAGAGATAGAGCAGTTGCAACAGCATCTCAAGCCAGATTTTACTTCGGATTTTCCTGCTGTACAGCCTGAACTGATTCTGAATCTTCCGCTTCAGGCTCGCCCCTTGCAGGCCTTATTCGAACGCAGTGGAGGCGTGCATGCTGCCGCACTTTTTAATCTTTCTGGTGAATTGCTCAGTCTTCAGGAGGATATCGGGCGCCACAATGCCGTGGATAAACTCATCGGTGCCGCCCTGATTGCAGGGCAGGTGCCCCTGCGCGAGCAGATCCTCTTTCTCAGTGGGCGGGCTGGCTTTGAGCTGATTCAAAAATCTTTACAGGCTTCTTTGCCGATTGTGGTTTCGGTCGGTGCGCCTTCCAGCTTGGCTTTGGAATTGGCGCAAAGCTATGGGCAAACCTTGATAGGGTTTCTGCGTGAAGAAGGCTTTAATCTCTACAGTGGTCAAGAGCGTTTGCAATTGATTGAATAA
- a CDS encoding glucose-6-phosphate isomerase has product MSTQPLTQRPAWLALQKHYSEIQGLHLRQLFADDPQRVEKLSLDALGIYFDYSKHRVTAETLSLLVQLAEESGLKEKIEAMFQGQRINHTENRAVLHVALRTPADQELLYEGQNVVPEVQAVLAKMKNFSEKVRSGTWTGYTGKPIRTVVNIGIGGSDLGPVMAYEALKHYSQRNLNFRFVSNIDGTDFAEASQDLDPEETLFIISSKTFTTLETMTNAHTARDWVLNKLQDSAAIARHFVAVSTNAGAVQKFGIDTANMFEFWDWVGGRYSMDSAIGLATMIAIGAENFQDLLAGFHEMDQHFRNAPFAENMPVLMSLLNLWYNNFFGTETTAVLPYEQYLKRFPAYLQQLTMESNGKRVTAEGQPVDYQTGGIYWGEPGTNGQHSFYQMIHQGTKLIPCDFIGFVKSLNPIGPHHTQLMANMFAQAEALAFGKTAEEVRAEGTAEWLVPHRVFEGNRPSTTLLLEKLTPMALGHLIALYEHSVFVQGIIWGIDSFDQWGVELGKALAVKIIPELENSSEIELRHDPSTNALIQRFKKV; this is encoded by the coding sequence ATGAGCACCCAACCCTTAACCCAACGCCCCGCCTGGCTGGCCCTGCAAAAACATTACAGCGAAATTCAGGGGCTGCATCTGCGCCAACTCTTCGCTGACGACCCCCAACGGGTAGAAAAACTTTCGCTGGATGCCTTGGGCATTTATTTTGACTATTCCAAACACCGGGTGACCGCCGAAACCCTCAGCCTGCTGGTACAACTGGCAGAAGAATCCGGGCTCAAAGAAAAAATTGAGGCCATGTTTCAAGGCCAACGCATCAATCACACAGAGAACCGCGCGGTCTTGCACGTGGCCCTGCGCACCCCTGCCGACCAAGAGCTGCTCTATGAAGGGCAGAATGTCGTACCCGAAGTACAGGCCGTACTCGCCAAAATGAAAAACTTCAGCGAAAAAGTACGCAGTGGCACATGGACCGGCTATACCGGCAAACCCATTCGCACGGTGGTCAATATTGGCATTGGCGGCTCAGATTTGGGGCCTGTTATGGCCTATGAAGCCTTAAAGCACTACAGCCAGCGTAATTTAAACTTCCGCTTTGTTTCCAATATCGACGGCACAGATTTTGCTGAAGCCAGCCAGGATCTCGACCCCGAAGAAACCCTGTTTATTATTTCCTCCAAGACCTTTACCACGCTAGAAACCATGACCAACGCCCACACAGCCCGCGATTGGGTCTTGAACAAACTGCAGGATTCAGCCGCCATCGCCCGTCATTTTGTCGCGGTATCAACCAATGCCGGAGCCGTTCAGAAATTTGGGATTGATACCGCCAATATGTTTGAATTCTGGGATTGGGTCGGAGGCCGCTATTCAATGGATTCAGCGATTGGACTGGCCACGATGATCGCAATTGGTGCAGAGAATTTTCAAGATTTACTGGCGGGTTTTCATGAAATGGATCAGCATTTCCGCAATGCGCCCTTTGCCGAGAATATGCCCGTGCTGATGAGCCTGCTCAACCTTTGGTACAATAATTTCTTTGGGACCGAAACCACTGCGGTTTTGCCCTATGAACAATACCTCAAGCGCTTCCCCGCCTATTTGCAGCAATTGACGATGGAAAGCAATGGCAAACGGGTCACCGCCGAAGGCCAGCCCGTGGATTACCAAACCGGGGGAATCTATTGGGGCGAACCAGGCACCAATGGTCAGCATTCCTTTTACCAGATGATTCACCAGGGCACCAAGCTGATTCCCTGTGATTTTATTGGCTTTGTCAAATCGCTCAACCCAATCGGCCCCCACCATACGCAATTGATGGCCAATATGTTCGCCCAGGCCGAGGCCCTGGCTTTTGGCAAAACCGCCGAAGAAGTACGTGCCGAAGGAACCGCCGAATGGCTGGTGCCACACCGTGTGTTTGAAGGCAACCGCCCCTCCACAACCCTCTTGCTGGAAAAGCTGACCCCCATGGCCTTGGGCCACCTGATTGCACTCTACGAACACAGTGTCTTTGTGCAAGGTATTATTTGGGGCATTGATTCCTTTGACCAATGGGGCGTGGAATTGGGCAAGGCCTTGGCAGTGAAAATTATTCCAGAATTAGAAAACAGCTCGGAAATTGAATTGCGGCATGACCCCTCTACCAATGCCCTGATTCAGCGCTTTAAAAAAGTATAA